TTACATATATAATATCATAATGGTTAGAAAATATTCTCTTACTAAAGGAACATCTTTAGTACATTTTTTAAAATATTCTATTTAATTATCTGTTATAATATATTTTCAAAAAGTACACAATACTGTTAAATTTTAGTAACTACATAAAACGAGAGATTCTAGTTGAAATTTTACCATAAAATTAATATAAACTCTAAGTAAAATCTAATACAGTAATGGATTTTTTAGAAGTTAATTTGAAAAAATATAAATCAAATATGATAAAGTGGACACGGAAGAGAAAAGAATTTTAAGGCTTTGAGTAAAAAACATGCAGAACTTTCTGTGGTGCAAGCATAACATTGACTAGATATCTTTGAGATTCTTTTAGAGAAATCGAAAATAGTAATAATTCATAAGATCAAGAAGTGAAGATGTTATCTCTCCACTTCTTTCCCATAGTAATTTTCATAGTTTTTCCTATACTGAACAAGGTCAGAAAATTGTTCTTTATTCAAAGAATACTTTTGCATAAGGGTATTCTTTTTTTCTTGTAATTCATCAAGTTTAGATAGTATTTCTTTTGTGTTTGGTAGCTTTTTATAGTTAACTAAAATTTCTTTAGCGGCTATTTTATAGACGGAAAGTTCACTATAATACTCATCTGCAAATTGTTTATCATCAGTATTTTTCTTATGGTATTTATAGATTTCACGATAATTATTTATAGTATTTATATTTTCCATATCTTGAGACAAACTCTTCATTTCAGTTTCAATTTTCTTTATTTTATCTAACAAGTCTTGTCTATCATCAGCAGATTTTTTGATTAGATCATCGAGCTGGGTAATTGAATTAATTCCTTGTTCTCTTAATTTAATTATTGAATCAGCCATTGTTTTGATATTGTGTTTTCTTGCCCAAACTTCGTAACCTTTAGAGGATTGAGCTTTTTCATTAGTAGATATATCAATAACATTTCCTACTCGTTTTTTAATAGGATTAGCTTTATTTTTAATTGCTAAATCCATTCTTTCTTTGATTTTTTCCTCAGTATAATCTTCTCCGATAGTCTTCGATCTTGTAAATCTTTGCTTATCTTTATGACGAAAAGCAATGTGTTTACCAAACTTAATTTCATAATCAAGAGCTTTCATATTTTCTAAAAACTCTTCCCAAGATTTAGATTTATTAATCATTCTATCTATATCAAATTGTAGTTTAGATTTCCAAGAATTTCCTTTCTTGTTTTGGTCATATTCGTACCACGATTTACCCGCAGTTTTATATTTTCTTTTGTAAGCTTCATAATATTCATCAATGACTGAAAGCTTATTTTCATTACATAATTCGTCACTTTGATACCTAATTTTATGGTAAGTTTTTTTGTTGGATTGATAGCATTTGCCAGTCTTGTAATTGACATTATTAAAAATAATATGGTTGTGGATATGCCCTCTATCTATATGTGTTGCAAGAACAAATTCATAATCTTCTTTTAAAATTTTCTTGCATAATTCCATTCCAATTTCGTGAGCTTTTATAGGATCAACCTCTCCTGGTAGAAAAGATTGAATTAAATGTCTAGCCAAAACTGTACCTTTAG
This sequence is a window from Anaerococcus prevotii DSM 20548. Protein-coding genes within it:
- a CDS encoding relaxase/mobilization nuclease domain-containing protein, which encodes MAITKIHPIKSTLNLAIDYITKSEKTDEKILVSSFKCHPSTAHIQFMRTREDNDTKGTVLARHLIQSFLPGEVDPIKAHEIGMELCKKILKEDYEFVLATHIDRGHIHNHIIFNNVNYKTGKCYQSNKKTYHKIRYQSDELCNENKLSVIDEYYEAYKRKYKTAGKSWYEYDQNKKGNSWKSKLQFDIDRMINKSKSWEEFLENMKALDYEIKFGKHIAFRHKDKQRFTRSKTIGEDYTEEKIKERMDLAIKNKANPIKKRVGNVIDISTNEKAQSSKGYEVWARKHNIKTMADSIIKLREQGINSITQLDDLIKKSADDRQDLLDKIKKIETEMKSLSQDMENINTINNYREIYKYHKKNTDDKQFADEYYSELSVYKIAAKEILVNYKKLPNTKEILSKLDELQEKKNTLMQKYSLNKEQFSDLVQYRKNYENYYGKEVER